The nucleotide sequence CCAAATTCCAGGGCACACCCACTTTAACTAACAACTTTAGATACTATATGGAATAGTTGTTAATCACATTCTAACACCACTTTCATGAAAATCGAGCATCACTTTTTCGAAAACAATAAGTGACAAATAGTTAAAGAGAAACTATATTGCTCACCATCAAGAATCTCTTAAATTCTTATAATCATCTTTCTTGCTGTTTCTTAAAAGTTATATAAATTTCATCCAGCTAAACATTAGAGGACTTTAAAAAAACAGCATCTGATATAATTCACCCAACTAGACCTAGTTAAGATGTCTAAGACAGGCTACTTCTTTGTCGGCTTTTTCTTTGAAACCGAATTTGTAACCACCTGCGGTTTAGGATGCTTTTCAGCCTCACTGGGATCCAGCCACTTGAGAGGATTGCGGTTGTAGAATGGCCAATTAGGAATTGTGGTCAAAACGGTAAGGACAACTCCTCCAGCATAAATGTAAAGCATTAGTTGAAATGAACCAAGAACATAGCCCGTGATGAATGCTGCAATTGCAAATACTACCAGCATTATCTGCATCAGTTGCTCCGCCACCTTTTGTCCTTGCCAATCCATCTATCAGTCAAAGAAAAATGGTGCAAGAAGTATTATCAGTTTGCCAGTTCAAGGATTCAGTTCAAGGATTGCAAAGCACACGTGACAATGGGCTAGTCAGACGGGTTGGGTGACGGGTTAATTTAATACATGAGAGGACATGTTAACCCACCACACAACAAAGCAACAACAGTTTCTGGTCCA is from Rutidosis leptorrhynchoides isolate AG116_Rl617_1_P2 chromosome 10, CSIRO_AGI_Rlap_v1, whole genome shotgun sequence and encodes:
- the LOC139873246 gene encoding signal peptidase complex subunit 1-like, with product MDWQGQKVAEQLMQIMLVVFAIAAFITGYVLGSFQLMLYIYAGGVVLTVLTTIPNWPFYNRNPLKWLDPSEAEKHPKPQVVTNSVSKKKPTKK